In the Procambarus clarkii isolate CNS0578487 chromosome 70, FALCON_Pclarkii_2.0, whole genome shotgun sequence genome, acttcaatgcgatttcagtactaatccaatattactgtataaactaacagtcccctgccaggcatggtgacttcaatgcaatttcagtagtaatccaatattactgcataaacgcataaatatatatatgcgcatctcacattcACTCAAAACATACctaccacaccttactgtagcatataacagatcAAAGATACTCAGTCAGTAAAAGCAAAGCCTCTCACGTTTTTTAAATaagtccttctgcagttaccttctttttctaacgtcatcatccctaatacgGGGCCAAcgagctaaatgcggatcccaggaggttcacacataagtgtgaactcttaatctggcttaatacctcaactgtactttgTGCTTCACCAGAgacgatattcagctacaatggctcgtattttcgctcattgctcatattttctgttattcataaacccgatcaaaccatcctaacctaacctaacctaacttattatatataacaaacaaatgcatTCTACAGACCAGGTATTGTTGTTGTTTGGCGACATCACCAAAAGCGACCTCagatatagggataaggtattgctggccattagcatataggtgtcaaggtattacagcacctgactggtcaactatgtatgacgtcaccagaccaggtatagggataaggtattgttggtcattagcatataagtgtcaaggtattacagcatctgactggtcaactatgtatgacgtcacccgaTTGCCAATGCGGCCTTTAGCTTCCTACCTGCATATGTATTATTTTTTTATGTTATTATTCTAAAatggctagactatccatccccacctaacctaatcagaggtttaagaatatacattttagtcatctgcGACTGTAATCATTCATTATGCCGTAATAAGTTCAAAACTAGAATAGatgcccaaatgtcgtaccgcaattGTTAGAAGCATCGAACGTCTGGCAGCACAGCTGGTAAGCTGACCTGGCCGTAATTCCCCAGTCAAATAGGTCAGTACATCTCTAGCTCTCCCAGCCATCACAAGCAGCCAACATCGCTCCTGGATATTTCACCAGACCTCTGTAGTATTCAACAACAATACGCAACCATGGAAACTTGCCCTTTCTGCAATAAGCCAAAGCAGGGGAAATTGCACTTGTGCGAAGTAAGGTGCATTGAATGTCGTATTTCATATACAGCCAACTCGCGTCGTGAGTGTGTGTTATGCTGTCTCCAGTGCGTTAATATCCCTCGTGGACATTATGATGCAGTCTGCACCTCGTGCTCCAAAATCTTCTGCACCAGTCATGAGTATTATTAATATCAGCAACACTTGCTTCGTTTATTATCAAATAATTTTATATAGAATTACACCAGCAGCATGtgatattttataaaaaaaatattgcctACCAGCTTCAGAAATATTGTTTTTATTCGCATAAATAATATTACTGTGATCCACAGGTCGCGACCCCGAAACCTGTCCATTTTGTATGAATCTGGATGTTGATGACGATACGGAGTCTAACACCAGATACGATTCTGAGACCTcagaattgtctcagcccagaacaaacggttatggaaaattatgttgtgttatttttgcagaatgtttgaacacaggagaggcggaccaatataaacattgacacttctagtgagtgagaacacttggctgtacagtcagctgaaacctgtgatatagtataggaattttttttatatttttagatacatgtaataaacattaggtgtgtttcttaacatgtcaaggttgacattgatggggagtggttagtacacggatgtgtacctgatagttccgtagtacgctcccggatgactgaaagttcagtctgaagatataactctaatgtttgtttgagcacggtgtggccggctctagaggacacatggacttggctagtgaagagccaagagagtttaatagctagtctttgatggtagagtagggacatgttatttagctatgtcagtaaggataggatgtatgtttcctgatgttagaggattgcagtcagttgacagctgagaaatttatgaaatgtgaacatgtttattatgatgttggactattatttgtcaaattttattagttaggttagcttttgtttgtggcatgagttgaattctgggtttggatactaaacctcgtgatttttttacaaattaacaaggtttactaagtgcttgagcgggggggttgtaacaaactaggctgttgtaagaattattccagaaggttccagaagttcgagtagggacctgacctctcaacaacgcccagtcccctgggaattagcaggtctgagtcacaaatggcgggcatctttgttcatagttttgtataatgaaccatcctatagtattcagtaatttagagaaattagcctttattcattttgcattaaaattgtattgtataatagtactggatacaatatcaagagtattctaattattgagtttaagtcaccatcagtgacgtcacgaatcagatctaacttgtaaggcggagtgaccggcgttcataggtcatcagggttgacatgtctactatttctcaaagttcaattaaccattttggggatcgggaacagctctgccgttagatgcttgtgtaattcaaTTTCAGTAAaagaattcaaccagtctggatcaattcagtacaaacagaggttaattgttataacttaaacctggctaagtaactggTAAGCGAggtggaaggatacaatgttctagtctgggctagatcagacgaggacagatcagtgtggaaacAAGAGCGACTGGGAGaggccaaccatcttacctctccccaagaccagcccaacatctttagctggttgcccaaggtgaagttgctatggttatgtataggaatagtcttcattgccactcaggtcaagtagggagtgttaaagtgacagggagtgaacatatttagattttgttttagtttttttttctttaaataaattaattagggaataaattgcatttttattatttccatgtgttttatgtgtatacttgtcctggtcacgtggtccacacgaggcagagttggattgggcgccgattctaacatcgattctaacatcgaatcattctcgtgtaattaatttcacactcttaagtttccatggtcatcggttatagtggggatcaagccccaaggttgattaattagcgtgatcgatccagacctcgatcattgctcggtgttgctggtctggtggtggcagcgtagaggcgactctagggttttgctcaaagcctaggtcacgccatactggttgtagaatcctaagtcggtcaatcgtcttaggaccacgtggcatggagttggctttggtaaaagttttggagtcccttggtagagaataaaaagtaagaatacgggaagagggaaaagaaggaaagataagaAGAGAGGAACCCTACCCGtgaattgcatttttattatttccatgtgttttatgtgtatacttgtcctggtcacgtggtccacacgaggcagagttggattgggcgccgattctaacatcgaatcattcccgtgtaattaatttcacactcttaagtttccacggtcatcggttatagtggggatcaagccccaaggttgattaattagcgtgatcgatccagacctcgatcattgctcggtgttgctggtctggtggtggcagcgtagaggcgactctagggttttgctcaaagcctaggtcacgccatactggttgtagaatcctaagtcggtcaatcgtcttaggaccacgtggcgtggagttggctttggtaaaagttttggagtcccttggtagagaataaaaagtaagaatacgggtagagggaaaagaaggaaagataagtagaGAGGAATCcctccgctgccaccattgtaacacggggtagGGTTCCTCtctacttatctttccttcttttccctctacccgtattcttactttttattctctaccaagggactccaaaacttttaccaaagccaactccacgccacgtggtcctaagacgattgaccgacttaggattctacaaccagtatggcgtgacctaggctttgagcaaaaccctagagtcgcctctacgctgccaccaccagaccagcaacaccgagcaatgatcgaggtctggatcgatcacgctaattaatcaaccttggggcttgatccccactataaccggtgaccgtggaaacttaagagtgtgaaattaattacacgggaatgattcgatgttagaatcggcgcccaatccaactctgcctcgtgtggaccacgtgaccaggacaagtatacacataaaacacatggaaataataaaaatgcaatttattccttaattaatttattaaaagaaaaaagaactaaaacaaaatctaaatatgttcactccctgtcactttaacactccctacttgacctgagtggcaatgaagactattcctatacataaccatagcaactataccttgggcaaccagctaaagatgttgggctggtcttggggagaggtaagatggttggcctCTCCCAGTCGCTCTTgtgtccacactgatctgtcctcgtctgatctagcccagactagaacattgtatccttccgcctcgcttaccagttacttagccaggtttaagttataacaattaacctctgtttgtactgaattgatccagactggttgaattattttactgaaattaaattacacaagcatctaacggcagagctgttcccgatcccctaaatggttaattgaactttgagaaatagtagacatgtcaaccctgatgacctatgaccgccggtcactccgccttacaagttagatctgattcgtgacgtcactgatggtgacttaaactcaataattagaatactcttgatattgtatccagtactattatacaatacaattttaatgcaaaatgaataaaggctaatttctctaaattactgaatactataggatggttcattatacaaaactatgaacaaagatgcccgccatttgtgactcagacctgctaattcccaggggactgggcgttgttgagaggtcaggtccctactcgaacttctggaaccttctggaataattcttacaacagcctagtttgttacagcctCAGAGCAAAAGTAAGTTAATATCCATCATCAGTattcattattaattttattaatctGAGATAATATTGCACTATTCCCATCATTAATCagtcatttaaaaatatatatgttatGAATGCTAACTAACATctacaaaaaataattaatgtttttttttttcaggatCATCTGTTGAACAGTTGGATGAGGAATATCCTCGTGGAGGAGGGAATGAGGCTGGAGAACCTAGCACTAGTCAAGCTCGTACACCGCCATTAGAAGATAGTAACAATAGCAGGCCAAGTCTAGATCGTAAGTATCATCCTCAGTAATTATTTCCATAACCTTGCATTATTTATTTGTAAACATtcctatattaaatttatattattttttattaaaaatcTCAATTCTTTTTACTCTAGGTAGCCATCTAGAGGATGAGGACTCCCTGCATTTGGTTTGGGAAGCAGATTCAGATGTGGAAGCCAGCCAGCCTATCGCTAATTCTCCACCAcctcaggaacagcagcagcagcaggtagatGTTTTACTTCCTCCTCAACCCGAAGTTCTTGAAGTGATTAATAATTTCAATTGGGGGTACATACGCCATTCATATAGCATCCCAGATCATGCCCAAGGAGATCCTGCCCATTATTTGACTATATATCGTGATTATTTTATTCAGCAAATAGAATCCTTGTTTGATGCCGTTCACCCCAATTTCCCTCCTGCCCTCTTGATATCCCCCCGATTTTTCTTTTAATTTACAACGGCTTAATCAAGAAAATGAACCTGATTTTGAGGGAGAGTTACCTATAAGGGCCGAGCAACGCACTGTATCTAGGCATGAGGCTAGTGTTGTCGTAGATCAATGGATTGCTGAACTGGACAATAAGTTAGAAGAGTTCTTTGCCGAGACAGAAGGTTCGAGTCTAGGTatacagagcatttctggtttttaTATCAATTCCATAGCTGTTCAGCATCCCATCCGTCTAGGAAAATACGTACCTTATCCAGATAAATTGTGTGGTTCAAGACATATTTTCAACCCTaaaggtgaacaaaatatatgttTGATCCAATGTTTAGCGGCATATATATGTCTAGCTCGGGGGATGCATTTAGACAATATCAGAGCACGTTGCAAGTCAGCCAGGTGGTGTCTTAGATTCGTCCGTTGGAGTGAGGATATTGAAATTCCCATAACGTATGATAACATCAATAAAATAGAAAGCATAAATAAATTAAGTATATTTATCTATGTGCTTACGCGTGAAGATAATAGATACTACATTAGCTTAGCTAGAAAAGGCAGGGAACATTCCGCTCCTAAAGTACCTTTGCTCATGTTGGAGGATCAGCATCTTGTGCTCATTAAAGATTTCAATCAGTATGTTCGCAACATGCGTCGTCAATTAACCAGAGCCGCAGATAATCATATTTTCTGTCATTTATGTTTAATTCATTTGTCACCTGATGCGATGCGGGATCACGAAGAGTCATgcgaagttaaacaaacattgaaATTTTACCCTGAAGGACATAAAATTAAGTTCAAAAATTACGGTCGTGCTTATGGGCCGTCTCACACAGCATATTATGATTTCGAGTGCTTGTTGGACCCCTCCAATCCCCAAGGTATGATTGAGAAGCGTCACAAAGCCGTGGCATATGCTTTCATCATCATCAACAGGGAATTGGAGGTGGTAGATAAATTAACTTATATGGGGGATGACCCTGTGAATCATTTCATAGAGACTTTGGAGAAAGCATGGAAGAGAATCAAATCTACCATGCCTAAATACAAAATATCTATGACACGTGAACATTGGCGAGCCTATAGACGTCAGACCACATGTGGAATGTGTTATAGGCCATTTAAATCAGATAACGACAAGCACCGTCATCATGATCATGCTATTGAATTTAATAATTATCTAGCTGCCTATTGCCAAAGATGCAACATGTTGTGCAGAAATTCTTATAAATATCTGTATACATTCTCTCACAATGCAGCTTATGACCTCggggtaattttaaatgaattgtCCAACCTCCCTAACCGTGAAATTGATATTGCCTCCAAAGATGGATTTAAGTTCATGAAAGTAGATATCGGTAAACTTCGGTTTATGGATAGTCTGGCTTTACTAAATGGTGGGCTGGAAAAACTAGCTAAAGAACATATCATGGAAGGTAAACCCACCACTTAAACCTCAGTTATGCTAGATGACGTCCCTGCAGCTGCCCACCATTTATTAAAGACAGGCAAACAGGTCTTCTGTTATGACTACATTTCATCTttggagaaattaaatgaaccggCTCTTCCTCCTCCCGAAGCCTTTTTCAATAGTTTAAAGCACGAGGCCATAAGCGAGACCGATTATACACAGGCTAAAGAAGTCTTCAGATTAGCGGAATGCAAGACCAATGGGGATTACTTGAAGGTCTATTTGAAAGTAGATACTGGACTATTGTGTGATGTGTTCACTGTATGGCGCAAGACCATGCTTGAGCTGTACAAGTTAGACATTACACACTATGTCTCGTTATCTAGTTTTGCATGGGACGTTTTCTTGTTTAAGAGTCAAGTTGTCTTGGACTCTATTTCTGATCCCCATTTGTACGATGTATTGCGTAGAAATCTAAGAGGCGGATTTACCTCTGTTGTGCggcaacacacaagtgtacaaaatgagcatacgggtgctgatccttctagcaccgatatatatattctttatttAGATTTTAATGGCTTATACGACACCTGTATGACAGAACTGCTTCCTCAAGGTGGGATCCGTAAATTATCTGCTGCCGAATGCAATGATTGGCTCGAACAGGGATTGGGAAATATTACATGTGATGGGGATAAAGGGTATTGGGTCATGTGTGATACCAAACATGTCGCACCTGAGGTGGCTCGATACACCGATGACTTGCCATTAACCCTGTCGCATGCTAATATTTCAACTGATCTTCTCTCCGATTATAGCAAACATATTTTAAATACCGATGATCGTAAACTCCccaagaaaaacaataaattaattgCGTCACATCTCCCTCAAAAAGATTACTTGGTGAGTTTAGATTTGCTTCAGATGCTGATGAAATTGGGATTGGAAGTGGCTAAGGTAAATGCAGTTTATGAATTCCAACAGAGCAAGTACCTTAAGGAATTTGTCGAAACAAATGCTCGTGAACGTGCAAATACACCTTGCGCCATTAAGGGTAAAGCTTTCAAGCTGGTATCATATGCAATTTACGGCAAGAGTTTGACAAATGTGAGTAAATATGGCGATCAGCATTATTTAGTTACATCACGAGACAAATTCCAAAAGCATGCACGCAATCTGTTCTTCAAACGGAGCATTTTGTTAAGTGAAGACAGAGTGTTTGCACAGTTAAGAAACAATCACTTAAAGTCAATACACCAACCTATCTGGGGTTCCAGATCTTGCAAATAGCTAAGAGGATCctatatgatttttggtacaatacCGTCAAAGCTCATTATGGAGACAAAGCTAGATTGCTGTATACGGATACAGATTCGTATTTGATTGAATTAAGCTGTCCAAATGCTTTTGAGGAATTAAATAAACTGCCTTTATCTCagcatatggatttcagtaatttcccTCCTGAAAATCCCTATTTCGATGACTCCCGCAAAGGTCAATTGGGTTTGCTAAAATCGGAAGTTGGAGCCAAAATTATCAAGGAACTCATTGCATTGAAGCCTAAAATGTACTCAATTCTCACTCAAGATCAGGTTCAGATCTGTCGTTGTAAAGGAATTCCCACTTATCATCAGTCTAAACTCACTCATGCTGCTTTCTAAAGTGCTTTAGAGTTAAATATTGGGCAGAGGTTCCAATCCAGATCTATTAGGAATGTTAAAGGCCGTATGTGTACCTGTCTCACTACAAAACGTGGACTGTCCGCCTTTGACGATAAACGTTATGTACTGAGTCCTACACAGTCTTTGGCGTATGGTCACCCCGATATACCTCGAGCAGAAATTAATGaagaagagaatgaggaggaggaggaggatgtacctgcacctgctgctgctgctgcacgtcctgTGAGACGTGGATTCCATCCCATATTCAACATGTGGGGAAAACGCGATGCACTGGTGAACAAGACGTATCCTCACAATTAGTGACTGAAGAAATTGGTGATAGAAAATTTGCAACctcccctaacctatctttgggTTGGAAAATTGCTGCCTCCCCTAACCtgacattgatgtttgaaaattgctgcctcccctaacccgtcattgatgtttgaaaattgctacctcccctaacctgtcattgatgttagaaaattgctacctcccctaacctgtcattgatgtttgaaaaaatTGCGGGGCCCCTGACTAATCACTGATGTTCTGAAAATGCAGTCTCCCTTAAcctatgttgaaaatgttctgttgtatatctatgttgaaaatgttctgttgtatataaaaaaataaaataaaaaattgtgAAATGTATACTTTGATGTTTTTATAAAACCGTGCCCCCTAACCTATGTTTTGAAAATGTTCtatgcaaaaaaaaataaaaaaatatgaaatGTATGCTTTGATGTTtctatgaaaacctcccatgtttaaatataataacCTTATCATACTTATGTCAGTACAAACCCAACACGCATCATGGATAGTTCACCTATCACTGAAGAACAACTCGATATTTTCAATGAACCTAGCAGAATAATCATTGCAAGATTTTCCAATGGTGGAAAATCTTATTTGTGCACTAAACTCGTACAAAAATACCATCTGAAATTCTCCAGTATTATTATATGCGGCGGCAGTTACAGAGCATTGCTAGACGATCcagtaattaacaagaaaataatagcTCAACCTGAAATTATTAACCCTTTAGATGAACGTACAGACGATTCACCTATTTTAAACATTATCGATGACTTGTTCATCGAATCTGCCAATTCCAAAATTGTGTTTGATATCTTCACTAAAGGCAGACATCTTGCTATTTCGTGCATATTcattacccaaaatatatttttctctgggAAATATGCTAGAAGTATCAGTTTAAACGCCTCCCATTTCATATTAGTGAAATCTAGAGAATTAGCTCAAATTGAGACTTTAGGGCGGCAGTTATTTGGAAAACAAAATTCTAAAAAGCTTTTGGATATCTACAAGAAAGCCATCAGTAAACCCTATGGATATTTATTGGTGGATTTAGGAGTGAAAACCCCTGAACGCATCACCTTCCATAGCAATATTGTTGTTGAGCATCCATACGAAATTGTATACCAATGGTGAATGTActaaacaacaaccacaaggggaggttaggggggtttggtgtataggatgtgtcccCCACAACAACAATCATAACCACAAGGGTAGGTTAGGGCGGTTGGATGTATAGGATGTgtcccctacaacaacaacaacaaccacaaggggaggttaggggggtttggtgtataggatgtgtcccccacaacaacaacaacaaccacaaggggaggttagggcggttgggtgtataggatgtgtcccctacaacaacaacaacaaccacaaggggaggttaggggggtttggtgtataggatgtgtcccCCACAACAACAATCATAACCACAAGGATAGGTTAGGGCGGTTGGATGTATAGGATGTgtcccctacaacaacaacaacaaccacaaggggaggttagggcggttgggtgtataggatgtattccccacaacaaccacaaggggaggttagggcggttgggtgtataggatgtgtcctctacaacaacaacaacaaccacaaggggaggttagggcggttgggtgtataggatgtattccccacaacaacaacaacaaccacaaggggaggttaggggggttggtatATCGGATGTATAAAACAGCTAAAACCATACAATCCGATATCACTTTATTAGAAGATGGAGCATGTACTAGATAAAATTTATTATAACCCCGCATCCACAGGAGGGTTAGGGGGGGTCAATAGGTTGTATAAAGCTG is a window encoding:
- the LOC138356145 gene encoding uncharacterized protein codes for the protein MLDDVPAAAHHLLKTGKQVFCYDYISSLEKLNEPALPPPEAFFNSLKHEAISETDYTQAKEVFRLAECKTNGDYLKVYLKVDTGLLCDVFTVWRKTMLELYKLDITHYVSLSSFAWDVFLFKSQVVLDSISDPHLYDVLRRNLRGGFTSVVRQHTSVQNEHTGADPSSTDIYILYLDFNGLYDTCMTELLPQGGIRKLSAAECNDWLEQGLGNITCDGDKGYWVMCDTKHVAPEVARYTDDLPLTLSHANISTDLLSDYSKHILNTDDRKLPKKNNKLIASHLPQKDYLVSLDLLQMLMKLGLEVAKVNAVYEFQQSKYLKEFVETNARERANTPCAIKGKAFKLVSYAIYGKSLTNILQIAKRILYDFWYNTVKAHYGDKARLLYTDTDSYLIELSCPNAFEELNKLPLSQHMDFSNFPPENPYFDDSRKGQLGLLKSEVGAKIIKELIALKPKMYSILTQDQVQICRCKGIPTYHQSKLTHAAF